From Arthrobacter sp. FW306-2-2C-D06B, a single genomic window includes:
- a CDS encoding riboflavin synthase, translating into MFTGIVAEQGTVLSVEHDGEASATLRLMALSTTEGLGLGGSIAVNGVCLTATDIDGREFSVDVMGETLVRTTIGELTAGDTVNLERCVQAGGRLDGHVVQGHVDGVGQLLERESLGNWDRLRFAVPAPLARYIAEKGSIAVDGVSLTVTAVSPAEEENPWFEVGLIPTTLDETGLGAKAIGGRVNLEVDVLAKYTERLLSFRSPATAAGAAQ; encoded by the coding sequence ATGTTTACCGGAATCGTTGCTGAACAAGGCACGGTCCTGTCCGTCGAGCACGACGGCGAGGCCAGCGCCACGCTGCGCCTGATGGCCCTCAGCACCACTGAGGGGCTTGGCTTGGGCGGCTCCATCGCCGTCAACGGCGTGTGCCTCACTGCGACGGACATCGACGGACGGGAGTTCAGCGTTGACGTCATGGGCGAAACCCTCGTCCGGACCACTATCGGCGAACTGACCGCGGGTGACACTGTGAACCTCGAGCGTTGTGTCCAGGCGGGCGGCCGCTTGGACGGCCACGTCGTCCAGGGCCACGTCGACGGCGTCGGGCAGCTTCTGGAGCGCGAGTCGCTGGGCAACTGGGACCGCCTCCGCTTCGCCGTGCCGGCCCCGCTGGCACGGTACATCGCCGAAAAAGGGTCGATCGCCGTCGACGGCGTTTCACTCACCGTCACCGCGGTCAGCCCGGCCGAAGAGGAGAACCCCTGGTTTGAAGTGGGGCTCATTCCCACCACATTGGACGAAACCGGTCTCGGAGCCAAGGCCATAGGCGGACGGGTCAACCTTGAGGTGGACGTCCTCGCGAAATACACCGAGCGACTGCTCTCCTTCCGTTCGCCGGCAACCGCAGCGGGGGCTGCCCAGTGA
- the ribA gene encoding GTP cyclohydrolase II, protein MTTATTHDGGSAARAVHPVSGGPIVQLPTAFGEFVAQAWTDLATGAEHLAVSSPKVPLAGKAPLVRLHSECLTGDVFGSYRCDCGEQLAYALELIREEGGTLLYLRGQEGRGIGLANKIKAYALQEAGFDTVEANEQLGLPVDARCYKAAAQILAEMGLHEIRLLSNNPDKQNRLAAAGVKVVEMVPTEVPSREENLRYLQTKKDRMDHRLTLGDTEPAGTHAAAGTFDLEQD, encoded by the coding sequence ATGACCACAGCGACAACCCACGACGGCGGTTCGGCCGCGCGCGCAGTGCATCCCGTGAGCGGCGGCCCGATTGTCCAGCTACCCACCGCTTTCGGTGAGTTCGTGGCACAGGCGTGGACCGACCTTGCAACCGGGGCTGAGCACCTGGCGGTGAGTTCCCCGAAGGTGCCGCTCGCAGGCAAGGCTCCGTTGGTGCGCCTTCACTCGGAATGCCTCACGGGCGACGTTTTCGGTTCGTACCGCTGCGATTGCGGCGAACAGCTGGCCTACGCCCTCGAGCTGATCCGCGAAGAGGGTGGTACCCTGCTCTACCTGCGCGGACAGGAAGGCCGCGGCATCGGCCTGGCCAACAAAATCAAGGCCTACGCACTTCAAGAGGCCGGATTCGACACAGTCGAGGCCAACGAGCAGCTCGGGCTGCCGGTGGACGCGCGCTGCTACAAAGCCGCTGCCCAGATCCTTGCCGAGATGGGCCTTCACGAAATCCGGCTCCTGAGCAACAACCCGGACAAGCAGAACAGGCTTGCCGCGGCTGGCGTGAAGGTTGTCGAGATGGTGCCCACCGAGGTTCCGTCCCGTGAAGAAAACCTTCGGTACCTTCAGACCAAGAAGGACCGCATGGACCACCGCCTGACCCTCGGCGACACCGAACCGGCCGGCACCCATGCAGCTGCCGGCACTTTTGACCTCGAACAAGACTGA
- the ribD gene encoding bifunctional diaminohydroxyphosphoribosylaminopyrimidine deaminase/5-amino-6-(5-phosphoribosylamino)uracil reductase RibD codes for MSDASKLDFPEAESAAMETALHVALRGHRGANPLVGAVVLGSNGEQLITGYHRGAGTPHAEADAIAKAQAKGLDLAGTTMVVTLEPCNHIGRTGPCTQAIIDAGISRVVYAVDDPHDPAAGGAARLRAAGVDVQSGLADAEAWKLNREWFNAVEARRPFVTLHIAQTLDSRIAATDGTSQWISSPESLADNHGLRRLIDAILVGTETVLVDNPRLTAREADGAESQSQPLRAVMGLRDVPLDAAVRGSDGKFIHLPTRDPSEALQLLFADGVRHVMVEGGSRILSAFLAAGLVDELIVYLAPTLLGSGTPALTDLGISTLADAQRWNWDDAGGGAVHALGRDLRLHLRSGPSDGNKPAWTKSHTEHHEPFPGKDASDTTTGGH; via the coding sequence ATGAGCGACGCCTCGAAGCTGGATTTCCCGGAAGCTGAATCCGCGGCCATGGAAACCGCACTGCACGTCGCCCTCCGGGGACACCGTGGCGCCAATCCCTTGGTGGGAGCGGTCGTGCTCGGGTCCAACGGAGAGCAACTCATCACGGGCTACCACCGCGGCGCCGGCACGCCCCACGCCGAGGCGGATGCGATCGCGAAAGCGCAGGCAAAAGGCCTCGACCTCGCCGGGACAACCATGGTGGTGACCTTGGAGCCTTGCAACCACATAGGGCGCACGGGACCCTGCACCCAGGCGATCATTGACGCTGGTATCTCACGTGTGGTTTACGCCGTCGACGACCCCCACGATCCAGCCGCGGGAGGTGCCGCAAGACTGCGCGCTGCCGGAGTGGACGTCCAGTCCGGGCTGGCCGACGCCGAGGCCTGGAAGCTGAACCGCGAGTGGTTCAATGCGGTGGAAGCGAGGCGCCCGTTCGTTACGCTTCATATCGCGCAGACCCTCGACAGCAGGATCGCGGCTACCGACGGGACCAGCCAATGGATCTCCAGTCCGGAATCGCTCGCCGACAACCACGGACTGCGCCGCCTGATCGACGCCATTCTCGTGGGCACCGAAACCGTCCTGGTGGACAACCCGCGGCTGACGGCGCGGGAAGCGGACGGCGCGGAATCGCAAAGCCAGCCGCTCCGGGCCGTCATGGGGCTGCGGGATGTCCCTTTGGATGCCGCCGTACGGGGGAGCGACGGCAAGTTCATCCACCTGCCAACCCGCGATCCTTCCGAAGCTTTGCAGTTGCTGTTCGCCGACGGCGTCCGGCACGTCATGGTGGAGGGCGGCTCCCGCATCCTGAGCGCCTTCCTTGCCGCGGGCCTCGTGGATGAATTGATCGTCTATCTCGCGCCCACCCTGCTGGGCTCCGGTACACCTGCCCTGACGGATCTCGGCATCTCCACCCTCGCCGACGCCCAGCGCTGGAACTGGGACGACGCCGGTGGCGGTGCGGTCCATGCACTGGGCCGCGACCTGCGGCTGCATTTGAGGTCCGGACCATCGGACGGAAACAAACCGGCGTGGACGAAGTCCCATACCGAACACCACGAACCATTTCCGGGCAAGGACGCCTCGGACACCACCACAGGAGGACACTGA
- the rpe gene encoding ribulose-phosphate 3-epimerase has protein sequence MTECCINPSILSADFVNLEAELKRISNADAVHVDVMDNHFVPNLTLGLPVVERIQAVSPVPLDAHLMIADADRWAPAYADAGVASVTFHAEAAMAPIKLARELRARGAKAGMALRPATPVEPYLDMLSELDMLLIMTVEPGFGGQSFLDVTLPKIRRARAAIEGSGIGVSIQVDGGVTEETIVRAAEAGANVFVAGSAVYGHADPAAAIERLRAAGLAAM, from the coding sequence TTGACTGAGTGCTGTATCAACCCGAGCATCCTGTCCGCGGATTTCGTGAACCTGGAAGCCGAGCTGAAGAGAATCAGCAACGCCGACGCCGTCCACGTCGATGTGATGGACAACCATTTCGTCCCGAACCTGACGCTCGGCCTGCCGGTCGTGGAGCGGATCCAGGCTGTGAGCCCGGTCCCGTTGGACGCTCACCTGATGATCGCCGACGCCGACCGCTGGGCGCCGGCCTACGCCGACGCCGGGGTGGCTTCCGTGACGTTCCATGCGGAAGCGGCGATGGCTCCCATCAAGCTCGCCCGTGAGCTCCGTGCCCGCGGTGCGAAGGCAGGAATGGCCCTTCGTCCGGCCACGCCGGTGGAACCGTACCTGGACATGCTCAGCGAACTGGACATGCTCCTCATCATGACCGTTGAGCCGGGCTTCGGCGGACAGTCCTTCCTGGACGTTACGCTGCCAAAGATCCGGAGGGCGCGCGCGGCGATCGAGGGTTCCGGTATCGGCGTTTCAATCCAGGTCGATGGCGGCGTCACGGAGGAGACCATTGTCCGGGCAGCCGAAGCCGGCGCAAATGTGTTCGTTGCCGGATCCGCCGTCTACGGCCATGCGGACCCCGCTGCGGCTATCGAGCGGCTGCGCGCCGCCGGCCTCGCGGCAATGTGA
- a CDS encoding RsmB/NOP family class I SAM-dependent RNA methyltransferase, protein MNESGRRGPNNSGNRDSGGHGNRGPRGESNRDAQGRERNRGPQRGFSTNAPSQRTRRADPARLVAFEVLRAVASEDAYANLVLPSRIRHHHLDKRDAGFATELSYGALRGQGMYDAVLAECVDRPLAQLDPAVLDALRLGAHQLLAMRVPAHAALDQTVGLARAVIGAGPSSLINAVLRKVTARTLPEWLDHLLENETDETRIASVRHAHPEWIVRALRQSLVMHGRPASEITELLEADNAAPVVNLVALPGIGNLDEALESGATPGELVIDSALSSGGDLGRMSSIREGTTRVQDVGSQLVARAVAAVDLGRGAKDGEKWLDLCAGPGGKAALLAALARQEGATLLANEPAEHRAKLVSQALSAVPADAWTVRVGDGRDVGKEQPETFDRVLVDVPCSGLGALRRRPESRWRRTPKDLADLGPLQRELLNSAIDAVKPGGVVAYVTCSPHPAETTAVVSDVLRKRDDLEQIDSGAALDAVSLSGNLGAGHGLTAQLWPHVHQTDAMFLALIRKKP, encoded by the coding sequence CCACGGCAATCGCGGTCCCCGCGGCGAAAGCAACCGCGACGCCCAAGGCCGCGAACGCAACAGGGGCCCGCAACGCGGTTTCTCCACCAACGCACCGTCGCAGCGGACCCGGCGCGCGGATCCGGCACGATTGGTGGCGTTCGAAGTCCTGCGCGCAGTCGCTTCGGAAGACGCGTATGCAAACCTCGTGCTGCCTTCACGGATCCGACACCACCACCTCGACAAGCGCGACGCCGGATTCGCCACCGAGCTGAGCTACGGGGCGCTGCGCGGCCAAGGGATGTACGACGCCGTGCTGGCCGAGTGTGTCGACCGGCCGCTCGCCCAGCTTGATCCGGCAGTCCTGGATGCGTTGCGACTTGGCGCCCACCAATTGCTCGCGATGCGCGTTCCTGCCCACGCCGCCCTGGACCAGACTGTCGGGTTGGCCCGCGCGGTCATCGGAGCGGGCCCGTCGTCGCTCATCAACGCGGTGCTCCGGAAAGTCACCGCAAGGACGCTGCCGGAGTGGCTCGACCACCTGCTGGAAAACGAGACCGACGAGACCAGGATCGCTTCCGTACGGCACGCGCACCCGGAATGGATTGTCAGGGCGCTGCGCCAATCGCTCGTCATGCATGGCCGTCCCGCGAGCGAAATCACCGAACTGCTCGAAGCCGACAACGCAGCCCCTGTGGTGAACCTGGTGGCGTTGCCCGGCATCGGCAACCTTGATGAAGCCCTGGAAAGCGGGGCCACTCCCGGCGAGCTCGTCATCGACTCGGCGCTTTCCAGCGGTGGCGACCTTGGGCGCATGTCCTCCATCCGGGAAGGCACCACGCGCGTCCAGGACGTCGGATCCCAGTTGGTAGCCCGCGCCGTCGCGGCCGTGGACCTCGGACGAGGCGCCAAGGACGGCGAGAAGTGGCTGGACCTTTGTGCCGGTCCCGGCGGCAAGGCCGCGCTGCTGGCCGCCCTCGCCCGCCAGGAAGGTGCGACCCTCCTGGCCAACGAACCCGCGGAACACCGGGCAAAGCTGGTCAGCCAAGCCCTCTCGGCGGTTCCGGCGGACGCCTGGACCGTGCGGGTAGGCGACGGTCGCGACGTCGGCAAGGAACAGCCGGAAACTTTCGACCGCGTGCTGGTCGACGTCCCCTGCAGTGGCCTTGGCGCGCTCCGCCGCCGCCCCGAATCACGCTGGCGCCGGACGCCCAAGGACCTTGCCGATCTCGGTCCGTTGCAGCGTGAATTGCTCAACTCGGCCATTGACGCCGTCAAACCGGGCGGAGTGGTGGCGTACGTGACGTGCTCCCCGCACCCGGCCGAAACCACCGCCGTCGTCAGCGATGTCCTGCGCAAGCGGGACGACCTGGAACAGATCGACTCCGGTGCGGCCTTGGACGCGGTCAGCCTGAGCGGCAACCTCGGCGCCGGACACGGGTTGACCGCCCAATTGTGGCCGCACGTGCATCAAACCGATGCGATGTTCCTGGCGCTTATCCGGAAGAAGCCGTAA
- the ribB gene encoding 3,4-dihydroxy-2-butanone-4-phosphate synthase yields the protein MAAGRPVIVVDNEDRENEGDIIFAAEHATPALMGWTIRYSSGVICVPLEGSRADALALPPMVLVNEDAKGTAYTVSCDAALGVSTGISATDRALTARILADSSSTPSSITRPGHIFPLRAVNGGVRERPGHTEAAVDLCRLAGLAPVGVIAELVHDDGEMMRLDSLREFAAEHGCPLISIEDLVAYVVASEAEDQVAIPAGNEEQR from the coding sequence ATGGCAGCCGGCCGTCCCGTCATTGTTGTGGACAATGAAGACCGCGAAAACGAAGGCGACATCATCTTCGCCGCCGAACACGCGACGCCTGCCCTTATGGGCTGGACCATCCGTTACAGCTCGGGAGTCATTTGCGTTCCCCTCGAGGGCTCGCGGGCTGATGCCCTGGCGCTGCCGCCCATGGTCCTGGTTAATGAAGACGCGAAGGGCACTGCCTACACGGTGTCCTGTGATGCCGCTTTGGGCGTCAGCACCGGTATTTCCGCCACCGACAGGGCCCTGACGGCCCGGATTTTGGCTGATTCGAGCAGCACGCCGTCCTCGATCACCCGGCCCGGGCATATTTTTCCGCTCCGGGCCGTTAATGGGGGAGTGCGTGAACGTCCGGGGCACACGGAAGCGGCAGTTGATCTCTGCAGGCTTGCGGGTCTCGCCCCGGTGGGCGTGATCGCCGAGTTGGTACATGACGATGGTGAAATGATGCGCCTGGACAGCCTCCGGGAGTTCGCTGCCGAGCACGGATGTCCCTTGATTTCGATCGAGGATCTCGTGGCTTATGTTGTAGCGTCGGAGGCTGAGGACCAGGTTGCAATTCCGGCAGGAAACGAGGAGCAGCGATGA
- the pnuC gene encoding nicotinamide riboside transporter PnuC, producing the protein MDFLRWLFEAQIPVGGSVLVLREVLGNIFGLASALGGMRRKVWAWPIGIAGNLLLLTVFLGNVFGAASPATLWGQAGRQIMFISVAAYGWYRWRQGLQAGTHGRAIVPGWASPKARIGMVAAMIAGTAALTPVFDSMGSYPPVWADAWTFMGSLLATYGMARGWTEFWLIWVAVDIVGVPLLFSAGYFASAFMYLFYGFFTLAGFFVWWRADRREGQPLRPTPEPETAGALT; encoded by the coding sequence ATGGACTTTCTGCGATGGCTCTTCGAAGCACAGATTCCCGTAGGTGGATCTGTGCTTGTTCTTCGCGAAGTGCTAGGCAATATTTTCGGGCTCGCCAGCGCCCTGGGCGGCATGCGCCGCAAAGTCTGGGCGTGGCCGATCGGGATCGCAGGCAATCTGCTCCTGTTGACCGTCTTTCTTGGCAACGTTTTCGGTGCCGCCTCGCCGGCAACCCTGTGGGGCCAGGCCGGACGCCAGATCATGTTCATCAGCGTCGCCGCCTACGGCTGGTACCGCTGGCGACAGGGCCTCCAGGCAGGCACCCACGGCCGCGCGATCGTGCCCGGCTGGGCAAGCCCCAAAGCGCGGATCGGAATGGTGGCCGCCATGATTGCGGGAACCGCCGCACTGACTCCCGTCTTCGATTCCATGGGTTCGTACCCTCCTGTATGGGCAGACGCCTGGACCTTCATGGGTTCACTCCTGGCGACGTATGGCATGGCGCGGGGATGGACCGAATTCTGGCTGATCTGGGTTGCCGTGGACATTGTCGGAGTTCCGCTGCTATTCAGCGCGGGCTATTTTGCCAGCGCTTTCATGTACCTCTTTTACGGGTTCTTCACACTTGCCGGATTCTTTGTCTGGTGGCGTGCAGATCGACGTGAAGGCCAGCCGCTCAGGCCAACGCCCGAGCCGGAAACTGCAGGAGCACTCACATGA